The following are encoded in a window of Pseudobacteroides sp. genomic DNA:
- a CDS encoding cohesin domain-containing protein, with product MKCTKILMLLIVVFISLGIGTMALVEAAPTQALWGDVDGDGNFDSDDYALMRQCLLGMISKNTVPATADVDGDGKLTSDDYAYMKRHLLGMISMFPVEESLITPTPTSNKKGSLTLSVDKEFADQGDIVIASLNITDIKDFAGYQANIKYDPTVLQPIIPFGDEYLPYHNLTAVEPGDLIAKKEFQPVDIVFHDIDIGILSFGRSYLKLDSYRDSGRIETTGSIGKIRFRVLRAIPTKLYFKGTNILPSGINGTALYDFNANQIMTYDIIQPDIIFEPSKPTTTPTPTVEPTPTPTSTPESTPTPTVPSNSCLTLSVDKEFADQGDIVIATLSINNVSNFAGYQTNIKYDPTVLQPIIPFGDEYLPYHNLTAVEPGDLLSKKEFQPVDVVFHDIDIGILSFGRSYLKLDSYRNSGKIETSGSVGKIRFRVLRSISTKIYFKGTNILPSGINGTALYDFNANQIMTYDIIQPDIMFGPSKPSPTPVPTPTPKLGEFSLAVDKSNANVGEIITATLSINEIPNFSGYQATLKYDPSSLQPVYQDGTPYDKTSSPETGTLLCKRYSPTDLASNNLEGGLLNFGRAYMALNTYRSSKSPETSGTVAIVRFKVLKSYTKPSLVDNTLLDNDIDGTLVFDWNGNPVKDYTVIQN from the coding sequence ATGAAGTGTACAAAAATTTTAATGCTGCTGATTGTTGTGTTTATTTCCCTGGGCATTGGTACTATGGCTCTTGTGGAAGCAGCACCTACACAAGCTCTTTGGGGTGATGTTGACGGTGACGGCAACTTCGATTCCGATGACTATGCATTAATGAGACAGTGTCTGCTTGGCATGATAAGCAAAAACACAGTTCCGGCAACTGCTGATGTTGATGGTGACGGCAAACTTACATCGGATGACTATGCATACATGAAGCGTCACCTGCTGGGAATGATCTCAATGTTTCCAGTAGAAGAAAGCCTTATTACACCTACTCCAACATCCAACAAAAAGGGCAGCTTGACCTTATCTGTAGACAAGGAATTTGCAGATCAAGGCGATATTGTTATTGCAAGTCTCAACATAACGGATATTAAAGATTTCGCCGGATATCAGGCAAATATAAAATACGATCCTACTGTATTGCAGCCCATTATCCCTTTTGGTGATGAGTATCTGCCTTACCACAATCTAACTGCGGTAGAGCCTGGTGATCTAATTGCAAAGAAAGAGTTTCAGCCGGTTGATATTGTTTTCCATGATATCGACATCGGGATACTGAGCTTCGGCAGATCATACCTTAAGCTTGATTCTTATAGAGACTCAGGAAGGATTGAAACCACAGGTTCTATTGGTAAAATAAGATTCAGAGTTTTAAGAGCAATTCCAACCAAGTTATACTTCAAGGGCACAAACATTCTCCCTTCAGGTATTAACGGTACTGCTTTATACGACTTTAACGCAAACCAGATTATGACCTATGACATTATTCAACCTGATATAATATTTGAGCCTTCCAAACCTACCACTACACCTACTCCGACTGTTGAACCTACACCTACACCAACTTCAACACCTGAATCTACACCCACTCCAACAGTACCTTCAAACAGCTGCTTGACTTTATCTGTGGATAAAGAATTTGCAGACCAAGGAGATATTGTTATTGCAACTTTGAGTATTAATAACGTTTCTAATTTTGCCGGATACCAGACAAATATTAAATATGATCCCACAGTATTGCAGCCTATTATTCCCTTTGGTGATGAATATCTGCCTTACCATAACCTAACTGCGGTAGAGCCCGGCGATCTTCTTTCAAAAAAAGAATTCCAGCCCGTTGATGTTGTCTTCCATGATATTGACATCGGAATATTGAGCTTTGGCAGATCATACCTTAAGCTTGATTCCTATAGAAACTCAGGGAAAATCGAAACATCCGGTTCTGTCGGTAAAATAAGGTTTAGAGTTTTAAGATCAATTTCAACCAAAATATACTTCAAGGGCACAAACATTCTCCCTTCAGGTATTAACGGCACTGCCCTATATGACTTTAATGCAAACCAGATTATGACTTATGACATTATTCAACCTGATATAATGTTCGGACCTTCCAAGCCGTCTCCAACTCCTGTTCCTACACCTACGCCTAAGCTTGGAGAATTTTCGCTGGCAGTAGATAAAAGCAATGCAAATGTTGGTGAAATTATAACTGCAACCCTTAGCATAAATGAAATTCCAAATTTCTCTGGATACCAGGCAACATTAAAGTACGATCCGTCTTCATTGCAGCCGGTGTATCAGGATGGCACCCCATATGACAAAACATCATCTCCGGAAACAGGTACATTGCTTTGCAAGAGATATTCTCCAACCGATCTCGCTTCAAATAATCTTGAAGGGGGTCTTCTGAACTTTGGTAGAGCATATATGGCTCTAAACACTTACAGAAGCTCAAAATCACCTGAAACTTCAGGCACTGTTGCCATAGTTCGCTTTAAGGTTCTAAAGAGTTATACCAAACCTTCATTGGTCGATAATACCTTACTGGATAATGATATCGACGGTACCTTAGTATTTGATTGGAACGGAAATCCGGTAAAAGACTATACCGTAATACAAAACTAG